From Streptomyces sp. TLI_235, a single genomic window includes:
- a CDS encoding molybdopterin synthase subunit MoaE encodes MSENHDPIRLLAIRDTPLSLDEVYEAVGDDAAGGTTVFVGTVRDHDGGKSVSALEYSAHPTAEAEMRRIAEKIVADFPVKALAAVHRVGRLEITDKAVVVAVSCAHRGDAFAAARRLIDDLKHQVPIWKHQVFSDGQEEWVGAGTC; translated from the coding sequence ATGTCCGAGAACCACGACCCGATCCGCCTGCTCGCCATCCGGGACACCCCGCTCTCGCTGGACGAGGTGTACGAGGCGGTCGGCGACGACGCGGCCGGCGGCACCACGGTCTTCGTGGGGACGGTCCGCGACCACGACGGCGGCAAGTCCGTCTCGGCGCTGGAGTACAGTGCACACCCGACCGCCGAGGCGGAGATGCGGCGGATCGCCGAGAAGATCGTCGCCGACTTCCCGGTGAAGGCGCTGGCGGCGGTGCACCGGGTCGGCCGGCTGGAGATCACCGACAAGGCGGTCGTCGTCGCCGTCTCCTGCGCCCACCGCGGCGACGCCTTCGCGGCGGCCCGCCGGCTGATCGACGACCTCAAGCACCAGGTGCCGATCTGGAAGCACCAGGTCTTCAGCGACGGCCAGGAGGAGTGGGTCGGCGCGGGCACCTGCTGA
- a CDS encoding nucleoside-diphosphate-sugar epimerase produces the protein MAVTGAAGVLGERVAARLVGSPGVRRVLAIDDRRGEVPGVQWRILDVRDPAVAERLAGVDVVVHLAMDLGMETDPRARSAYNVRGAQTVVTAAAAAGVSRVVLCTSAMVYGALPDNEVPLAEDSELRATEEASLVGDLLEIERLARRAPRAHPGLQITVLRPAVVVGPGIDTVLTRHFEAPRLLVVAGSRPCWQFCHVDDLASALEYAALGLVEGEVTVGCDGWLEQEDVEELSGIRRMELPASLALGTAARLHRLGLTPAPAGDLAYTMYPWVVSGSRLHEAGWRPEYGNEEVLAELLAQVSGKHAVAGRRLGGKEAATSLGAAGATVALVGTAALVRRARKRRRF, from the coding sequence GTGGCCGTCACCGGGGCGGCCGGCGTGCTCGGCGAGCGGGTCGCGGCCCGGCTGGTCGGGTCCCCCGGGGTCCGCCGGGTGCTCGCCATCGACGACCGGCGCGGCGAGGTGCCGGGTGTGCAGTGGCGGATCCTCGACGTCCGCGACCCGGCCGTGGCGGAGCGCCTGGCCGGGGTCGACGTGGTCGTCCACCTCGCGATGGACCTCGGCATGGAGACCGACCCGCGTGCCCGGAGCGCGTACAACGTGCGGGGCGCGCAGACCGTGGTGACCGCCGCCGCGGCGGCCGGCGTCTCCCGGGTGGTGCTCTGCACCTCGGCGATGGTCTACGGCGCGCTGCCGGACAACGAGGTGCCGCTCGCCGAGGACTCCGAGCTGCGGGCCACCGAGGAGGCCTCGCTGGTCGGCGACCTGCTGGAGATCGAGCGGCTCGCCCGCCGCGCCCCGCGCGCCCACCCGGGCCTGCAGATCACCGTGCTCCGCCCGGCGGTGGTGGTCGGCCCCGGCATCGACACCGTGCTGACCCGGCACTTCGAGGCGCCCCGGCTGCTGGTGGTGGCCGGCTCGCGGCCCTGCTGGCAGTTCTGCCACGTCGACGACCTCGCCTCGGCGCTGGAGTACGCGGCGCTCGGCCTGGTCGAGGGCGAGGTCACCGTCGGCTGCGACGGCTGGCTGGAGCAGGAGGACGTGGAGGAGCTCTCCGGCATCCGCCGCATGGAGCTGCCCGCCTCGCTGGCCCTCGGCACCGCGGCCCGGCTGCACCGCCTCGGCCTGACCCCGGCCCCGGCCGGCGACCTCGCCTACACCATGTACCCCTGGGTGGTCTCCGGCAGCAGGCTGCACGAGGCCGGCTGGCGGCCGGAGTACGGCAACGAGGAGGTGCTCGCCGAGCTCCTCGCCCAGGTCTCCGGCAAGCACGCGGTGGCCGGCCGCCGGCTCGGCGGCAAGGAGGCCGCCACCAGCCTGGGCGCCGCCGGCGCCACCGTCGCCCTGGTGGGCACGGCCGCCCTGGTCCGCCGCGCCCGCAAGCGCAGACGGTTCTAG
- a CDS encoding 8-oxo-dGTP pyrophosphatase MutT (NUDIX family) yields MSDALHRDAVRTLQDWKSADPGQDRLRLDYLDHLAARPDGMMRACMPAHITASAVVVDPAAGRVLLTLHPKVGRWLQMGGHCEPGDGTLADAALREAVEESGIAGLALLTGVDGQPVPVKLDRHQVRCAGKELPENTHLDVQYVAVAPPGAQELISEESLDLRWFGYDELPELTDGSVRTLVGLARALV; encoded by the coding sequence GTGAGCGACGCCCTGCACCGGGACGCCGTCCGCACCCTGCAGGACTGGAAGTCCGCCGATCCCGGCCAGGACCGGCTGCGGCTCGACTACCTCGACCACCTCGCCGCCCGCCCCGACGGGATGATGCGCGCCTGCATGCCCGCCCACATCACCGCCAGCGCGGTGGTGGTGGACCCGGCCGCCGGGCGGGTGCTGCTGACCCTGCACCCCAAGGTCGGCCGGTGGCTGCAGATGGGCGGCCACTGTGAGCCGGGCGACGGCACGCTCGCGGACGCGGCGCTGCGCGAGGCCGTCGAGGAGTCCGGCATCGCGGGCCTGGCGCTGCTCACCGGCGTCGACGGGCAGCCGGTGCCGGTCAAGCTCGACCGCCACCAGGTCCGTTGCGCCGGCAAGGAGCTCCCGGAGAACACCCACCTGGACGTGCAGTACGTGGCGGTCGCCCCGCCCGGCGCGCAGGAGCTGATCAGCGAGGAGTCGCTGGACCTGCGCTGGTTCGGCTACGACGAGCTGCCCGAGCTGACGGACGGTTCGGTGCGGACCTTGGTCGGGCTCGCCCGCGCCCTGGTCTGA
- a CDS encoding stress response protein SCP2: MSRELAKASRVRISELTASTELYLGVHIAAPGLSFDISCFGLDADERLSDDRYFVFFNQPASPERSIRLLGAQDGDSESFAVALPAVPEAVHKLALTATIDGDGQMSQVASGHVRIVAGGTEVGRYSFTGAEFSTERAVMLADVYRRGGEWRFAAVGQGFDGGLRALLENFGGEALEDEPTEPAAPAAAPPVVPAPPVVPAPQQAPDATLLAVPVPTAAPTAPQPFPDATLLAVPVPPGAALPPAAPAVPPQPPAPPQPYGGLQSYGAPQPAGVRISLTKYAELTKCAEPAASPDWVKQNDKLVRVNLTKGRDVLALQGSMVAYQGKADFAHESSGMLRKLVGNLTGQQLKLMRITGEGQVFLADEACDLHVVRLEGDSFCVGSDRVLAFEAGLEHEVRRIEGEGLPNGGFFTLQFSGHGTVVVKTNGVPVVLPVTPTPETYVDVQALVAWSRGSQVITTAPVRIRRSAYAGHAAESYSLQFRGAPGNFVVVQPFEV; the protein is encoded by the coding sequence ATGTCCAGGGAACTCGCCAAGGCGTCCCGCGTCCGGATCAGTGAGCTGACCGCGAGCACCGAGCTCTACCTCGGGGTGCACATCGCGGCGCCGGGGTTGAGCTTCGACATCAGCTGCTTCGGCCTGGACGCCGACGAACGGCTCAGCGACGACCGCTACTTCGTCTTCTTCAACCAGCCCGCCAGCCCCGAGCGGTCGATCCGGCTGCTGGGCGCGCAGGACGGCGACTCGGAGTCCTTCGCGGTGGCGCTGCCCGCCGTCCCGGAGGCCGTCCACAAGCTCGCCCTCACCGCCACCATCGACGGCGACGGGCAGATGTCCCAGGTGGCCTCCGGCCATGTGCGGATCGTGGCCGGCGGCACCGAGGTCGGCCGCTACAGCTTCACCGGCGCCGAGTTCTCCACCGAGCGGGCCGTGATGCTGGCGGACGTCTACCGCCGGGGCGGCGAGTGGCGGTTCGCCGCGGTCGGGCAGGGCTTCGACGGCGGCCTGCGCGCGCTGCTGGAGAACTTCGGCGGCGAGGCCCTGGAGGACGAGCCCACGGAGCCCGCCGCCCCCGCGGCCGCGCCCCCGGTCGTCCCCGCGCCCCCGGTCGTCCCCGCGCCGCAGCAGGCCCCGGACGCCACCCTGCTCGCCGTCCCCGTCCCCACCGCGGCCCCGACGGCCCCGCAGCCGTTCCCGGACGCCACCCTGCTCGCCGTGCCGGTCCCGCCCGGGGCCGCGCTCCCGCCGGCCGCTCCCGCCGTACCGCCGCAGCCTCCCGCGCCGCCGCAGCCCTACGGCGGTCTGCAGTCCTACGGCGCGCCGCAGCCCGCCGGGGTGCGGATCTCGCTGACCAAGTACGCCGAGCTGACGAAGTGCGCCGAGCCCGCGGCGAGCCCGGACTGGGTGAAGCAGAACGACAAGCTCGTCCGGGTGAACCTGACGAAGGGCCGCGACGTGCTGGCCCTGCAGGGCAGCATGGTCGCCTACCAGGGCAAGGCCGACTTCGCGCACGAGAGTTCCGGCATGCTGCGCAAGCTGGTCGGCAATCTGACGGGCCAGCAGCTGAAGCTGATGCGGATCACCGGCGAGGGCCAGGTGTTCCTCGCCGACGAGGCCTGCGACCTGCACGTGGTGCGGCTGGAGGGCGACTCCTTCTGCGTCGGCTCGGACCGGGTGCTGGCCTTCGAGGCCGGCCTGGAGCACGAGGTGCGCCGGATCGAGGGCGAGGGCCTGCCCAACGGCGGCTTCTTCACCCTGCAGTTCAGCGGCCACGGGACGGTGGTGGTGAAGACCAACGGCGTCCCGGTGGTGCTGCCGGTCACCCCCACCCCGGAGACGTACGTGGACGTGCAGGCGTTGGTGGCCTGGTCGCGCGGCTCGCAGGTGATCACCACCGCGCCGGTGCGGATCCGCCGCTCCGCGTACGCGGGCCACGCAGCGGAGTCGTACAGCCTCCAGTTCCGCGGTGCGCCGGGGAACTTCGTCGTTGTCCAGCCGTTCGAGGTCTGA
- a CDS encoding bacteriocin biosynthesis cyclodehydratase domain-containing protein codes for MRPMLKPGLARLRRDEMTLQFGTVRRHARLVEQADAVVAAFLDLVDGTRDTAELLAAGERLGLDADFSRALLDSLAHGELLDDAGALQRALEGFPQPQRELLGPDAAGLSLVHPEPGEAAEVLAARRRARVEVRGAGRVGAAVAAVLAAGGVGGVTVADGGRVDPGDCSPAGLPPTDVGRLRSTASREAVLRAAGAAPADRHRPAPVAAGPPALVVLAPRDGAGAWTGGTVEAHELARAGVPHLYVGVLEHLGVVGPLVVPGASACGGCAALTRSDEDEGWPGLLAQLEGAGPGRARTPACDSALATAVAGLAALHAQLYLDGVLPPSVDGWCEVSAADGMVRRLRLPAHPACGCLWPGGRPALPVPGAGACSGAGRGRG; via the coding sequence ATGCGCCCGATGCTCAAGCCCGGACTCGCCCGCCTCCGCCGGGACGAGATGACCCTCCAGTTCGGCACCGTCCGCCGGCACGCCCGGCTGGTCGAGCAGGCCGACGCCGTCGTGGCCGCCTTCCTGGATCTCGTCGACGGCACCCGCGACACCGCCGAGCTGCTCGCCGCCGGCGAACGGCTCGGCCTCGACGCCGACTTCTCCCGGGCCCTGCTCGACTCGCTGGCCCACGGCGAGCTGCTGGACGACGCCGGGGCCCTCCAGCGCGCCCTGGAGGGCTTCCCGCAGCCCCAGCGGGAGCTGCTGGGGCCGGACGCCGCCGGGCTCTCCCTCGTCCACCCCGAGCCCGGCGAGGCCGCCGAGGTGCTGGCCGCCCGCCGCCGGGCCCGGGTGGAGGTGCGGGGCGCCGGGCGGGTCGGCGCGGCCGTGGCCGCCGTCCTGGCGGCGGGCGGGGTCGGCGGCGTCACGGTGGCCGACGGCGGCCGGGTCGACCCCGGGGACTGCTCACCCGCCGGGCTGCCGCCCACCGACGTCGGACGGCTGCGCAGCACGGCCTCCCGGGAGGCCGTGCTGCGGGCCGCCGGGGCCGCCCCGGCCGACCGCCACCGGCCCGCCCCGGTGGCCGCCGGGCCGCCCGCGCTGGTCGTCCTCGCGCCGCGGGACGGCGCCGGCGCCTGGACGGGCGGCACCGTCGAGGCGCACGAGCTGGCCCGGGCCGGCGTGCCGCACCTGTACGTGGGCGTGCTGGAGCACCTGGGTGTGGTCGGGCCGCTGGTGGTGCCCGGCGCCTCGGCCTGCGGCGGCTGCGCCGCGCTCACCAGGAGCGACGAGGACGAGGGCTGGCCCGGGCTGCTGGCCCAGCTGGAGGGCGCCGGCCCCGGCCGGGCCCGCACGCCCGCCTGCGACAGCGCGCTCGCCACCGCCGTCGCCGGGCTGGCCGCGCTGCACGCGCAGCTCTACCTGGACGGGGTGCTGCCGCCGAGCGTGGACGGGTGGTGCGAGGTGTCCGCCGCGGACGGCATGGTGCGGCGGCTGAGGTTGCCCGCCCATCCGGCCTGCGGCTGCCTGTGGCCGGGCGGCCGCCCGGCGCTGCCGGTCCCGGGCGCGGGCGCCTGCTCCGGGGCCGGACGGGGGCGCGGGTGA
- a CDS encoding putative unusual protein kinase regulating ubiquinone biosynthesis (AarF/ABC1/UbiB family) — translation MSDLPRKAVTRTARLAALPLGFATRATLGLGKRLGGRPAEEVTAELQQRTAEQLFSTLGQLKGGAMKFGQALSVFESALPEDVAGPYRAALTKLQDSAPAMPSATVHRVMAEQIGPDWRERFRSFDDRPAAAASIGQVHRAVWHDGRAVAVKVQYPGAGDALLSDLGQLARLARVLGPLIPGMDMKPLIAELRARVAEELDYGLEAQAQQAHAAEFADDPDIAVPQVVDRSGQVLVTEWMDGTPLARVIASGSTAERDRAGQLLARFLFAGPTRTGLLHADPHPGNFRLLGDGGPVEEWRLGVLDFGTVDRLPGGLPDPIGASLRLALAGEAGAVYDLLRQEGFVRPTISLDPDAVLDYLLPIIEPTRVEEFTFTRDWMRAQAARIADPRSPAYNLGKQLNLPPSYLLIHRVTLSTIGVLCQLGATVRLHEELTAWLPGFAEQELPERS, via the coding sequence GTGAGCGATCTTCCGCGCAAGGCCGTGACGCGAACCGCACGGCTGGCGGCGCTGCCGCTCGGCTTCGCCACGCGTGCCACGCTCGGGCTGGGCAAGCGGCTGGGCGGCCGCCCGGCCGAGGAGGTCACCGCCGAACTGCAGCAACGCACCGCCGAGCAGCTCTTCTCGACGCTCGGTCAGCTCAAGGGCGGCGCGATGAAGTTCGGCCAGGCGCTGTCGGTCTTCGAGTCGGCATTGCCCGAGGACGTGGCCGGCCCCTACCGGGCCGCGCTGACGAAGCTTCAGGACTCGGCCCCGGCGATGCCGTCGGCCACCGTGCACCGGGTGATGGCGGAGCAGATCGGCCCGGACTGGCGGGAGCGGTTCCGCAGCTTCGACGACCGGCCGGCCGCCGCCGCGTCCATCGGACAGGTGCACCGCGCGGTCTGGCACGACGGGCGGGCGGTCGCCGTCAAGGTGCAGTACCCGGGCGCGGGAGACGCCCTGCTCAGTGATCTCGGCCAGCTGGCCCGGCTCGCCCGGGTGCTGGGCCCGCTGATCCCGGGGATGGACATGAAGCCGCTGATCGCCGAGCTGCGGGCCCGGGTCGCGGAGGAGCTGGACTACGGCCTGGAGGCGCAGGCCCAGCAGGCGCACGCGGCGGAGTTCGCGGACGACCCGGACATCGCCGTGCCGCAGGTGGTCGACCGGTCCGGGCAGGTGCTGGTCACGGAGTGGATGGACGGCACGCCGCTGGCCCGGGTGATCGCCTCGGGTTCCACGGCCGAGCGGGACCGGGCCGGCCAGTTGCTGGCCCGCTTCCTGTTCGCCGGCCCGACCCGCACCGGTCTGCTGCACGCGGATCCGCACCCGGGCAACTTCCGTCTGCTGGGCGACGGCGGGCCGGTGGAGGAGTGGCGGCTCGGCGTCCTGGACTTCGGCACGGTGGACCGGCTGCCCGGCGGGCTTCCGGATCCGATCGGCGCCTCGCTGCGGCTCGCCTTGGCCGGGGAGGCCGGCGCGGTTTACGACCTGCTCCGCCAGGAGGGCTTCGTCCGGCCCACCATCTCGCTCGACCCGGACGCGGTGCTGGACTACCTGCTGCCGATCATCGAGCCCACCCGGGTGGAGGAGTTCACCTTCACCCGGGACTGGATGCGCGCCCAGGCCGCCCGGATCGCCGATCCCCGCTCGCCCGCCTACAACCTGGGCAAGCAGCTGAACCTGCCGCCGTCGTACCTGCTCATCCACCGGGTGACGCTGAGCACCATCGGCGTGCTCTGCCAGCTGGGGGCGACGGTCCGGCTGCACGAGGAGCTGACCGCCTGGCTGCCCGGTTTCGCCGAGCAGGAGCTGCCGGAGAGGTCCTAG
- a CDS encoding WhiB family redox-sensing transcriptional regulator codes for MSTVITPPLPSVPTDKFTKADQADPPEVSLMQQLNSLDAADALGATIPCRAFDPEVFFAETPADVEYAKSLCGTCPVKEACLAGALERREPWGVWGGELFVQGVVVARKRPRGRPRKTEVMA; via the coding sequence GTGTCCACGGTCATCACACCGCCCCTCCCGTCCGTACCGACAGACAAGTTCACCAAGGCCGACCAGGCCGACCCCCCGGAGGTTTCCCTGATGCAGCAGCTCAACTCGCTCGACGCGGCCGACGCCCTCGGCGCCACCATCCCGTGCCGGGCCTTCGACCCGGAGGTCTTCTTCGCCGAGACGCCGGCGGACGTCGAGTACGCCAAGTCGCTCTGCGGCACCTGCCCGGTGAAGGAGGCGTGTCTGGCCGGTGCGCTCGAGCGCCGCGAGCCGTGGGGCGTCTGGGGCGGCGAGCTCTTCGTCCAGGGCGTGGTCGTGGCCCGCAAGCGGCCGCGTGGTCGCCCGCGCAAGACCGAGGTCATGGCGTGA
- a CDS encoding DNA helicase-2/ATP-dependent DNA helicase PcrA — protein sequence MQEELSGMPGPYDPYDNHGGAPAGADAVLAGLDPEQRAVATALTGPVCVLAGAGTGKTRAITHRIAYGVRSGVYQPQQVLAVTFTARAAGEMRGRLRQLGADGVQARTFHSAALRQLQYFWPRAVGGEVPRLLERKVQLVAEAAARTGLRVQRTELRDLTGEIEWCKVTQIVPDDYPAAVAKTGRDAPRDPAEIARVYATYEQTKRDRGVIDFEDVLLLTAAILEDRPEIAERVRAQYRHITVDEYQDVSPLQQRLLDQWTAGGASLCVVGDASQTIYSFTGATPEYLLHFRTRHPDATVVKLVRDYRSSPQVVHLANGLLAQARGQAAQHRLELVSQREAGPDPEYAEYPDEPTEAESTAHRIRKLLDSGVRASEIAVLFRTNGQSEVYEQALADLGLPYQLKGAERFFERPEVREAGVLLKGAARAASDPLTSDEPDLAGQVRAVLATRGFTPTAPAGSGSVRERWESLAAIVRLAEEFEAGRRRAGESADLAAYVAELDARAAAQHAPAVEGVTLASLHAAKGLEWDAVFLVGLSEGTLPIIYAKTDEQIEEERRLLYVGVTRARQHLVLSWALSRSPGGRASRRPTRFLDGLRPGSGTARAGSRGGRGGVEHGEARAASRRAPRGPVLCRVCGRTLTEAVERKLRRCEGCPSSMDEALYERLRAWRAAQAKKQGAPAYVVFTDATLMAIAEDVPADERELSRISGVGAMKLDKYGAAVLSLCAGEEPEDAAGDEAADGLVGEPTEPA from the coding sequence ATGCAGGAAGAGCTCTCGGGCATGCCCGGCCCGTACGACCCGTACGACAACCACGGCGGCGCCCCCGCCGGTGCCGACGCGGTGCTCGCCGGGCTCGACCCCGAGCAGCGCGCCGTCGCCACCGCCCTCACCGGCCCCGTCTGCGTCCTCGCCGGCGCCGGCACCGGCAAGACCCGGGCCATCACCCACCGGATCGCCTACGGGGTGCGCAGCGGCGTCTACCAGCCGCAGCAGGTCCTCGCCGTCACCTTCACCGCCCGCGCCGCGGGAGAGATGCGCGGCCGGCTGCGCCAGCTCGGCGCGGACGGCGTGCAGGCCCGCACCTTCCACTCGGCGGCGCTGCGCCAGCTCCAGTACTTCTGGCCGCGCGCGGTCGGCGGCGAGGTGCCGCGGCTGCTGGAGCGCAAGGTGCAGCTGGTCGCCGAGGCCGCCGCCCGCACCGGCCTGCGGGTCCAGCGCACCGAGCTGCGCGACCTGACCGGCGAGATCGAGTGGTGCAAGGTCACCCAGATCGTGCCGGACGACTACCCGGCCGCCGTCGCCAAGACCGGCCGCGACGCCCCGCGAGACCCGGCCGAGATCGCCCGCGTCTACGCCACCTACGAGCAGACCAAGCGCGACCGCGGCGTGATCGACTTCGAGGACGTGCTGCTGCTGACCGCCGCCATCCTGGAGGACCGGCCGGAGATCGCCGAGCGGGTCCGCGCCCAGTACCGGCACATCACCGTCGACGAGTACCAGGACGTCTCGCCGCTCCAGCAGCGGCTGTTGGACCAGTGGACGGCCGGCGGGGCCAGCCTCTGCGTGGTCGGCGACGCCAGCCAGACGATCTACTCCTTCACCGGCGCCACTCCCGAGTACCTGCTGCACTTCCGCACCCGGCACCCGGACGCCACCGTGGTCAAGCTGGTGCGCGACTACCGCTCCAGCCCGCAGGTGGTGCACCTCGCCAACGGGCTGCTCGCCCAGGCCCGCGGCCAGGCCGCCCAGCACCGGCTGGAGCTGGTCTCGCAGCGCGAGGCCGGGCCCGACCCGGAGTACGCCGAGTACCCGGACGAGCCGACCGAGGCGGAGTCCACCGCGCACCGCATCCGCAAGCTGCTGGACAGCGGGGTGCGGGCCAGCGAGATCGCCGTGCTGTTCCGCACCAACGGCCAGTCGGAGGTCTACGAGCAGGCCCTCGCCGACCTCGGCCTGCCGTACCAGCTGAAGGGCGCCGAGCGGTTCTTCGAGCGGCCCGAGGTACGCGAGGCCGGGGTGCTGCTCAAGGGCGCCGCCCGGGCCGCCTCCGACCCGCTGACCTCGGACGAGCCCGACCTGGCCGGCCAGGTCCGTGCGGTGCTCGCCACCCGCGGCTTCACCCCGACCGCGCCGGCCGGATCCGGCTCGGTGCGCGAGCGCTGGGAGTCGCTGGCCGCCATCGTCCGGCTCGCCGAGGAGTTCGAGGCCGGCCGCCGCCGGGCGGGGGAGAGCGCCGACCTCGCCGCCTACGTGGCCGAGCTCGACGCCCGCGCCGCCGCCCAGCACGCCCCCGCCGTCGAGGGCGTCACCCTGGCCTCGCTGCACGCCGCCAAGGGCCTGGAGTGGGACGCCGTCTTCCTCGTCGGCCTCAGTGAGGGCACCCTGCCGATCATCTACGCCAAGACCGACGAGCAGATCGAGGAGGAGCGCCGGCTGCTCTACGTCGGCGTGACCCGCGCGCGCCAGCACCTTGTGCTCTCCTGGGCGCTCTCGCGCTCCCCCGGCGGCCGGGCGAGCCGCCGGCCCACCCGCTTCCTGGACGGCCTGCGGCCCGGCTCCGGCACGGCCCGGGCCGGTTCCCGCGGCGGCCGCGGCGGAGTCGAGCACGGCGAGGCCCGCGCGGCCTCCCGCCGGGCTCCGCGCGGCCCGGTCCTCTGCCGGGTCTGCGGCCGCACCCTCACCGAGGCGGTCGAGCGCAAGCTGCGCCGCTGCGAGGGCTGCCCCTCCTCGATGGACGAGGCGCTGTACGAGCGGCTGCGCGCCTGGCGGGCCGCCCAGGCGAAGAAGCAGGGTGCACCGGCGTACGTGGTGTTCACCGACGCCACCCTGATGGCCATCGCCGAGGACGTCCCGGCGGACGAGCGCGAACTGTCCCGGATCTCCGGGGTTGGGGCCATGAAACTGGACAAGTACGGTGCTGCTGTGCTCTCGTTGTGCGCGGGGGAAGAGCCAGAGGACGCAGCCGGTGACGAGGCGGCGGACGGGCTTGTGGGGGAGCCGACCGAGCCGGCCTGA
- a CDS encoding mycoredoxin: protein MSGTVTMYSTTWCGYCNRLKSQLEREGIAYSEINIELDPASASFVESVNNGNQTVPTVLVAPKSGGEQVVMTNPSLRQVQAALAG, encoded by the coding sequence ATGTCCGGCACCGTCACGATGTACAGCACGACCTGGTGCGGCTACTGCAACCGCCTCAAGAGCCAGCTTGAGCGCGAGGGCATCGCCTACTCCGAGATCAACATCGAGCTGGACCCGGCCTCGGCGAGCTTCGTGGAGTCCGTGAACAACGGCAACCAGACCGTGCCGACCGTGCTGGTGGCGCCGAAGAGCGGCGGCGAGCAGGTCGTGATGACCAACCCGAGCCTGCGCCAGGTGCAGGCGGCGCTGGCCGGCTGA
- a CDS encoding GntR family transcriptional regulator, translated as MPAPKYQRLAADLRRRIESGEWQGGAQLPVETELEHHYGVARNTVRLAVDVLVNEGRLVRLQGKGTYLKQQPMLDHRAFGPPPQTAGPEDCLAAPSEVYAAEAEAVGRRLTCDFEMLVVRARADIAELLGMLPGEAVVVRRQLRLTDREPYSIEESHYRAGLAAGTPLMEPEPVPGGDETVIAAIGRREAAAADRLVARMPGPEEAAWFEVGPGVPLLVQTRVTSDTRGPVRVVETRYAADRCRLLYGLGTAPAGSDTSARVTAGVS; from the coding sequence GTGCCCGCTCCCAAGTACCAGCGCCTCGCGGCCGACCTGCGCCGCCGGATCGAGTCCGGTGAGTGGCAGGGCGGGGCGCAGCTGCCCGTCGAGACCGAGTTGGAGCACCACTACGGCGTCGCCCGCAACACCGTGCGCCTCGCGGTCGACGTCCTGGTCAACGAAGGGCGGCTGGTCCGCCTCCAGGGCAAGGGCACCTACCTGAAGCAGCAGCCGATGCTGGACCACCGGGCGTTCGGGCCGCCGCCGCAGACCGCCGGCCCGGAGGACTGCCTGGCCGCCCCCTCCGAGGTCTACGCCGCCGAGGCCGAGGCCGTCGGGCGCCGGCTGACCTGCGACTTCGAGATGCTGGTGGTGCGTGCCCGGGCCGACATCGCCGAGCTGCTCGGGATGCTGCCGGGAGAGGCGGTGGTCGTCCGCCGGCAGCTGAGGCTCACCGACCGCGAGCCCTACTCGATCGAGGAGAGCCACTACCGGGCCGGCCTGGCCGCCGGGACGCCGCTGATGGAGCCGGAGCCGGTGCCCGGCGGCGACGAGACGGTGATCGCCGCCATCGGACGCCGGGAGGCCGCGGCGGCCGACCGCCTGGTGGCCCGGATGCCCGGCCCGGAGGAGGCCGCCTGGTTCGAGGTCGGCCCCGGGGTGCCGCTGCTGGTGCAGACCCGGGTCACCAGCGACACCCGCGGCCCCGTCCGGGTGGTCGAGACCCGCTACGCCGCCGACCGCTGCCGATTGCTCTACGGACTCGGGACGGCCCCGGCCGGTTCCGACACATCCGCCCGGGTGACCGCCGGGGTCTCCTGA